CCGGGAAAGGATATCGTACAATGTCTCAGTGATGATTTCAGTTTCTCCGGTTTCCCGGTCCACCAGTATTTCATATGGACGAGTCATTTGTTTGTCCGCAACTAACTTGTCTGGGTCAAATATCTGAAACTTGACCGCGTCCGCTCCTGCCTCCGCAGCCAGCTTGACCAGCCGCTTGGCTGATTCCAGCCCGTCATGAGTAGGCCCGGCTTCAAAGGTGATGAAGCAGGGATGGGTGTCGCCGATTGTTTTGTTTCCGATTGTAACTGGCATATTTTTTAGTTGTAAGTTATAGGTTATCAGTTGTATGTTATCAGGAATCCGAGGTCCTGGGTCCGCAAGCTTTAGTATACCTCATCATGCGTACCCATTGTTTCCAGAAAAATGGCCTCTTGACCTTCATGCCGACCAAGACGGAAGATAATCCTGAGATCATATCCGACACAGCATGCCCATGATCCTGATAACCTGCCTTGAAGCTTATGTGCTTTCAGACCTGGATGGAAAACATCGTTCTCAAGCAAAGTCAGCGCTTTTCGTAGGTCATCGCCACATTCAGGACGTTTTTTGATAAACCGTTTGGCGGCACGAACGAAGGATGGAGAACGAATCAGAAGTCGCTTCATTTGACGATTTCGTTCATCAGGTCGTCTACACTGACGGGATGGCATTCTCCCGCACTATATTCCGCTCGTGCTTTCTGTATTTCATCAAAAAGCTGGTTACGTCGGCGTTCCATGAGTCTCTTGGAGAGAATTTCCTTGAACATATCCTGTTCTTCAAGTGGCAGTTTCTCCACCTCTTCCAGTAGGCCTCCAAAAGTCGATGTTTGAGACATATCAATTTCTCCTTTTAAACCCGGGTTCCGGGGACTGATCCAGAAAAAGAGTTTGGCCCTAGCCCACGGAATACACGGAAAAGCACTGAATAAGAAAAGAACTTTCCGTGTCCTTCCGTGTGTTCCGTGGGCAGAATTCTTTTTAAGGCATCCACCATCCAGATAAGACAGAAGAGTTTCGCCCACCCCAGTGTAACACTCCAGAGGGGGCCCCGGTTACACGGGGCAGGCGGAATTCACGGAAATGCACGGAAAAAATATTTTCTTCATGTTCCGTGTTATTCAGTGTGTTCCGTGGGCAAATATGCTTTAATGTTTTCCATGGACAGTAATTGTCTATATTATCATCCGTTTCCACTCAAGCTTTGGATGGTGCCCAAAGTTGACCAACAATCCCAGGCGCATCCCGGTGGCGTGCAGGTAATTCAGCACCTGAGCCTTATGTTCCGATGCGATCTTGTCCACGGCCTTGAGCTCTATGATGATTTTCCCGTAGCACACAAAGTCCGGCATATAGCGCTGTTTCAAACGTTTTCCCTTATACTCCAGGTCCAGTTCCTTCTGGGAATCAAAGGGAATACCGCGATCCGAAAATTCTATTTCAAGGCATTCCTGGTATACAGACTCCAGAAATCCACAGCCCATTGTCCTGTAAACCTCGAAGCAGGCACCTTGAATGGTGTAGCTCAGTTCTTCGTAAAGCATGAATCTCAACCCACGGAATAGTCATTATCAAAGACAGAAGATTATCGCCCACGGAATACACGAAAGGGCACGGAAAAGGAAATCTTCAAGTTCAGTGTCCTTCCGTGTGTTCCGTGGGCAGGATTCTTTTCAAGGCATCCACCACCCTGTCCTGCTCCTTCTCGGTCATGGCCGGGAAGAGGGGCAGGGTGATGGCTTCCTGGTAATATTTTTCCGATTCAGGAAACATGCCCCATTCAAATCCCATAGCCTGATAATATGGATGGGTATGAACCGGGATATAATGTACGTTGATGCCTATACCCTTTTTTCTCAAATA
This genomic interval from Desulfonatronovibrio hydrogenovorans DSM 9292 contains the following:
- a CDS encoding GxxExxY protein; translation: MLYEELSYTIQGACFEVYRTMGCGFLESVYQECLEIEFSDRGIPFDSQKELDLEYKGKRLKQRYMPDFVCYGKIIIELKAVDKIASEHKAQVLNYLHATGMRLGLLVNFGHHPKLEWKRMII
- a CDS encoding type II toxin-antitoxin system RelE/ParE family toxin; the encoded protein is MPSRQCRRPDERNRQMKRLLIRSPSFVRAAKRFIKKRPECGDDLRKALTLLENDVFHPGLKAHKLQGRLSGSWACCVGYDLRIIFRLGRHEGQEAIFLETMGTHDEVY